From one Planktothrix agardhii NIES-204 genomic stretch:
- a CDS encoding carbonate dehydratase has protein sequence MPLVYDWLKVYGESIRRIIGENYSEYSGEELLSIATQTNVLNQIANLETYPVVRSRLHAGKLHLHAWVYEIETGRILAYDVKQNQFVPLEQEPFPVPDLLAIINPS, from the coding sequence ATGCCATTAGTCTATGATTGGTTAAAAGTTTATGGAGAATCAATTCGTCGGATCATTGGAGAGAATTATTCAGAATATTCGGGAGAAGAATTGTTAAGTATTGCCACCCAAACTAATGTTTTAAATCAAATTGCCAACCTAGAAACCTATCCAGTTGTTAGGTCTAGGTTACACGCTGGAAAACTCCACCTTCATGCTTGGGTTTATGAAATTGAAACGGGACGAATTTTAGCGTATGATGTTAAACAAAATCAGTTTGTTCCTCTTGAACAAGAACCCTTTCCCGTCCCTGACCTCTTGGCGATAATAAATCCAAGTTAA
- the glnB or glnK gene encoding nitrogen regulatory protein P-II: MQDIRKVEIIIDTFHVQDALDILDQVKVFGYTVIKDTSGKGDRGIYCSDLDCNFTSSYIMTVCINEKQLDVLVEFITPLLKKVERNYHLWTFPVW; the protein is encoded by the coding sequence ATGCAAGATATCAGAAAAGTAGAAATCATCATTGATACATTTCATGTTCAGGATGCCCTGGATATTTTAGATCAGGTCAAAGTCTTTGGATATACCGTGATTAAAGATACCTCTGGTAAAGGGGATCGGGGTATTTACTGTTCTGATTTAGACTGCAATTTTACGAGCAGCTATATCATGACCGTTTGTATCAATGAAAAACAACTTGATGTCCTGGTTGAGTTCATCACACCTTTACTCAAAAAAGTCGAAAGAAATTATCATCTGTGGACATTCCCTGTGTGGTAG
- a CDS encoding polyprenyl synthetase family protein, whose protein sequence is MGLLLENLSFLGVTKTLNILHEIEVMAQQSVEGQAMELDWVADNAAYLTDQDYFTMCVKKTCWYSFMTPCRIGLIIGNPNANASELIKPLAELTRFGMLLGIAFQIQDDLLNLVGEIETYGKEIGGDIYEGKRTVMLNHVITHSKPQEAEKILNILAIDREKKTPDQIEFILQLMRNYGSIEHGWDLARSYANQSAELFESLDFLQAETPVHPEEKLISEYHDRRFLEELINYVIYRNL, encoded by the coding sequence GTGGGTTTATTATTAGAAAATCTATCTTTCTTGGGAGTGACAAAAACCCTAAATATTCTCCATGAAATTGAAGTTATGGCACAACAATCCGTTGAAGGACAGGCAATGGAATTAGATTGGGTAGCCGATAATGCCGCCTATTTAACGGATCAAGATTATTTTACCATGTGCGTTAAAAAAACCTGTTGGTATTCGTTCATGACCCCTTGTCGAATTGGGTTGATTATTGGAAATCCTAATGCTAACGCTAGTGAATTAATCAAACCTTTAGCCGAGTTAACTCGATTTGGAATGCTACTAGGAATTGCCTTTCAAATTCAAGATGATCTCTTAAATCTAGTGGGAGAAATCGAAACCTATGGCAAAGAAATTGGAGGAGATATTTATGAGGGAAAACGCACGGTAATGTTAAATCATGTTATTACCCATAGCAAACCCCAAGAAGCAGAAAAAATTCTCAATATTTTAGCAATTGATAGAGAAAAGAAAACTCCCGATCAAATTGAGTTTATTTTGCAATTGATGCGAAATTATGGCAGTATAGAACATGGTTGGGATTTAGCTCGTTCCTATGCGAATCAATCCGCAGAACTGTTCGAATCTCTGGATTTCCTTCAAGCTGAAACTCCCGTCCATCCAGAGGAAAAATTAATTTCAGAATATCATGATCGACGATTCTTAGAAGAATTGATAAATTATGTAATTTATCGCAATTTATAA
- a CDS encoding putative glycosyl transferase → MDSRLKDQTSNGSGKRIVLATFGSLGDLYPYMALAQELQSRGYSPSIASCEQYQQTLETAGIEFHPLRPNGLPQDPNEAEFISMMMDSQRGVEYIINYLLMPYLRTSYCDLIKACQGADLLLTHPLILVASLVAEKIAIPWVSTILSPSALISVYDTAQEKSTQSRHQQAMAVVARDSLMRLLRSNARLRSAPLEQLQAELGLEGGLDPLFEGQFAPLVLGLFSPTFATAQPDWPPQTQITGFPFYRPNSGPGLSPELQAFLDDGPPAIVFTLGSTAVLAPGNFYQEGMIAAQELGYRAILMMGKAAHQLNALGLPEGIIAVDYAPHAAIFPHAAAIVHHGGMGTTAEALRAGHPMLIVPFNYDQPENAARVVKMGVGRILDRNLYQASRVLAELKVLLGDPNYATRVAEVSNYIQAEQGNCKAIDVLETYLNSR, encoded by the coding sequence ATGGACAGTAGATTAAAAGATCAAACTTCAAACGGCTCTGGAAAGAGAATTGTTTTAGCAACCTTTGGATCTTTAGGGGATTTATATCCCTATATGGCGTTGGCTCAGGAATTGCAAAGTCGAGGATATTCTCCCAGTATTGCCAGCTGTGAACAATATCAACAAACCCTAGAAACAGCAGGAATAGAATTTCATCCCCTCAGACCCAATGGTTTACCCCAAGATCCCAATGAGGCAGAATTTATTTCAATGATGATGGACTCCCAAAGGGGCGTAGAATACATTATCAATTATTTATTAATGCCCTATTTACGCACCAGTTATTGTGACTTAATTAAGGCCTGCCAAGGAGCAGATTTACTCTTAACCCATCCTTTAATTTTAGTGGCATCTTTAGTCGCTGAAAAAATAGCAATTCCCTGGGTTTCTACGATTTTATCTCCCAGTGCTTTGATCTCAGTCTATGATACCGCCCAGGAAAAAAGCACTCAATCTCGCCATCAACAGGCAATGGCTGTGGTGGCTAGAGATTCACTCATGCGTCTATTGCGCTCGAATGCTCGACTTAGGAGTGCTCCTTTGGAACAATTACAGGCAGAATTAGGGTTAGAAGGCGGGCTTGATCCTTTGTTTGAAGGACAATTTGCGCCGCTGGTATTAGGTTTATTTTCCCCAACCTTCGCCACGGCCCAACCAGATTGGCCCCCACAAACCCAGATTACGGGTTTTCCCTTTTACCGTCCCAATTCTGGGCCGGGGTTATCCCCAGAACTTCAGGCCTTTTTGGATGATGGGCCACCTGCGATTGTATTTACCTTGGGGTCAACGGCTGTTTTAGCTCCTGGCAACTTTTATCAGGAGGGGATGATAGCCGCCCAAGAGTTAGGATATCGGGCAATTTTGATGATGGGAAAGGCGGCACACCAATTGAACGCTTTGGGTTTACCCGAAGGAATCATTGCTGTTGACTACGCGCCCCATGCTGCTATTTTTCCCCATGCGGCCGCAATTGTCCATCATGGGGGGATGGGAACAACGGCAGAAGCCTTACGCGCAGGGCATCCGATGTTGATTGTTCCTTTTAATTATGATCAACCGGAGAATGCGGCGCGAGTGGTAAAAATGGGAGTTGGACGAATATTAGACCGCAATCTTTATCAAGCGTCTAGGGTTTTAGCAGAACTTAAAGTGTTATTAGGTGATCCAAATTATGCTACCCGTGTTGCTGAAGTCAGCAATTATATTCAAGCTGAACAGGGAAACTGCAAAGCCATTGATGTCCTAGAAACCTATTTGAATTCCCGTTAA
- a CDS encoding ferripyochelin binding protein: MSYPSLQNDQPYWPDVDISQAAFVAPNAVVMGFVEIGAGASIWYGAVVRGDVERIVIGAKTNIQDGAIVHGDPGKVTLLEDYVTVGHRAVIHSAHIERGSLIGIGAVILDGVRVGTGSIIGAGSVVTKDVPPFSLVVGVPAKRLRDVSPEAASDLIEHAKRYEKLALVHAGKGTEIGFS, from the coding sequence ATGTCTTATCCATCTCTACAAAATGATCAACCTTACTGGCCCGATGTTGATATTTCCCAGGCTGCTTTTGTTGCCCCCAATGCAGTTGTTATGGGGTTTGTAGAAATTGGGGCGGGGGCGAGTATTTGGTATGGGGCGGTGGTTCGGGGGGATGTGGAACGAATTGTGATTGGAGCCAAAACTAATATACAGGATGGTGCAATTGTGCACGGAGATCCGGGGAAAGTTACCCTTTTAGAAGATTATGTTACGGTGGGTCATCGGGCGGTGATTCATTCGGCCCATATCGAACGGGGCAGTTTAATTGGGATTGGAGCCGTTATATTAGATGGGGTACGGGTGGGAACCGGAAGTATAATTGGGGCTGGTTCGGTGGTCACCAAAGATGTGCCACCGTTTTCCCTAGTTGTGGGTGTTCCTGCTAAACGTCTGCGGGATGTGTCCCCAGAAGCTGCGTCAGATTTAATTGAACACGCCAAACGCTATGAAAAATTAGCCCTGGTTCATGCCGGAAAGGGGACAGAAATCGGATTCAGTTAA
- a CDS encoding hypothetical protein (hypothetical protein CHP02652) — MNSALQYPIFGPEINCPHCRQPIPALTLTDTYLCSRHGAFESDPNTGELVHLQSGRHWRRWQDEWYRQHTHPDGIRFEIHEALDRLYTQGYRATRVIIAKRYHDLISSYLEGNTPWCNPTEGNEPKLYGLPVEFSPDIGDEPRWDVINFDLEKEQGAPVRYPYFRLFE, encoded by the coding sequence ATGAATTCTGCCTTGCAGTACCCAATTTTTGGCCCGGAAATTAATTGTCCCCATTGCCGTCAGCCTATTCCCGCCCTGACGCTAACGGATACCTATTTGTGTTCCCGTCATGGGGCTTTTGAGTCTGACCCGAATACGGGGGAGTTGGTTCACCTGCAATCTGGCCGTCATTGGCGACGATGGCAAGACGAATGGTATCGACAACATACCCATCCCGACGGGATTCGGTTTGAAATCCATGAAGCCCTAGACCGACTCTACACCCAGGGCTATCGGGCAACCCGTGTAATTATTGCTAAACGCTATCACGATTTAATTAGTAGCTATTTAGAAGGGAACACTCCCTGGTGCAATCCGACAGAGGGAAACGAACCAAAATTGTATGGTTTACCTGTGGAATTTAGTCCCGATATTGGGGATGAACCCCGTTGGGATGTGATTAATTTTGATTTGGAAAAAGAACAGGGCGCTCCTGTACGTTATCCCTATTTTCGATTATTTGAGTAG
- a CDS encoding glyoxalase/bleomycin resistance protein/dioxygenase, producing MHHVSIRTANIHRAIAFYEILGFTVCERFTTGYTLACWMEGLNGRIELIEIPQPQPAPDAFGDEHYVGYYHISFDLTNQVSDLVSWLNHLKYQFDQAIIERPNLLQPLNILLEPMQQMIGDQVYEVMFIADSDGLPLEFIRIL from the coding sequence ATGCACCATGTCTCAATTCGTACCGCTAATATTCATCGCGCGATCGCATTTTATGAAATCCTAGGATTTACGGTTTGTGAACGTTTTACAACTGGATATACTTTAGCCTGTTGGATGGAAGGTTTAAATGGCAGGATTGAATTAATTGAAATTCCCCAACCCCAACCCGCCCCCGATGCTTTTGGCGATGAACATTATGTCGGTTACTATCATATTTCTTTTGATTTAACGAATCAGGTTTCTGATCTAGTTAGTTGGTTAAATCATCTCAAATATCAGTTTGATCAAGCTATTATAGAAAGGCCTAATTTATTGCAACCCTTAAATATTTTATTAGAACCGATGCAACAAATGATCGGAGATCAAGTTTATGAAGTCATGTTTATTGCCGATTCAGATGGTTTACCCTTGGAATTTATTCGGATTTTGTAG
- the panB gene encoding 3-methyl-2-oxobutanoate hydroxymethyltransferase, with the protein MSVTTQQLSQWKQQSRRITVLTAYEYAIAQLIDQAGIDIVLVGDSLAMVGLGYDTTLPLTLDEIIHHAKAVRRGVKQALLVVDLPFLTYQESPQQAIHSAGRILKETGAQGVKLEGGYPAMAETVSQLVQVGIPVMGHVGLTPQSVHQFGGYRKQGKTSDQAARIIAEAIALEQAGAFSIVLEHIPSDLAQNITQKLGIPTIGIGAGGGCDGQVLVTSDILGLSARQPPFAKTYTNLQQTITQAVQEFCTEVREGKFPPGN; encoded by the coding sequence ATGTCAGTTACAACGCAACAATTAAGTCAATGGAAACAACAGAGCCGAAGGATTACGGTATTAACAGCTTATGAATATGCGATCGCTCAATTGATTGATCAAGCCGGAATTGATATTGTTTTAGTCGGGGATTCTCTGGCGATGGTTGGGTTAGGCTACGATACCACTTTACCCCTGACTTTAGATGAAATTATTCATCATGCTAAGGCGGTGCGACGGGGGGTAAAACAAGCCTTATTGGTGGTTGATTTACCTTTTTTAACCTATCAAGAAAGTCCCCAACAGGCGATTCATTCGGCTGGACGAATTCTTAAAGAAACGGGCGCTCAAGGGGTAAAACTTGAGGGCGGATATCCGGCGATGGCAGAAACCGTTAGTCAGTTAGTCCAAGTTGGAATTCCGGTGATGGGTCATGTTGGATTAACCCCACAGTCGGTGCATCAATTTGGTGGATATCGCAAACAGGGAAAAACATCGGATCAGGCTGCACGAATTATTGCAGAGGCGATCGCTTTAGAGCAAGCTGGAGCCTTCAGTATTGTCTTAGAACATATTCCCTCGGATTTGGCCCAAAATATCACCCAAAAATTAGGAATTCCAACCATTGGTATCGGGGCGGGGGGCGGTTGCGATGGCCAGGTTTTAGTGACTTCTGATATTTTAGGGTTATCTGCGCGGCAACCCCCCTTTGCTAAAACCTACACTAATTTACAACAAACTATTACCCAGGCTGTGCAGGAGTTTTGTACCGAAGTTAGGGAGGGAAAATTTCCTCCGGGGAATTAA
- a CDS encoding multi-component transcriptional regulator, winged helix family — MKILLVEDDPLTRTTLSEILLAHQYTVNTATDGLTTLEMAGSFLYDLILLDIGIPKLDGISVCKQLRSKGYQNPILLLTARDSSTDRVMGLDAGADDYVVKPFDINELMARVRALLRRGKSVSTAVMTWENLSFDPINNEVKSGDRLIHLTSKEYCLLELFLLNPKRIFSRRAILDRLWDFAESPGEETVSTHIKCLRQKLKAAGSADPIETVHGLGYRLRSPVSPSASDATESQTATNSSNSRQEIAQITSRIWENFKDKVKVQIEILEQVAPALLQRKLTPELHQQARNEAHKLAGSLGIFGLREGSQVARELECLLELPKIEVNQAQLISDLVVSLSLEASRETLLTPLSSEPVAYSPLILIVDDDLMLAERIRIEAIAWGLRIEMATDLSVARKMIAQNPPNIILLDLTFPSVSTEDGITLLKELRPMIPQIPVITLTGRQSLSDRVTVASLGVKRFLQKPLPAYEILKAITEVLSQSRSVQGNRVLIVDDDPTLLISVSSLLEAKGLSVTTLQNSEQFWDVLLDCRPDLLILDWEISGFTGLDLCQAVRTDQRWCHLPIIFFSVHTEESSIMQAFAVGASDYLSKTTAPETLITQVLRRLQPVE, encoded by the coding sequence ATGAAAATTTTATTAGTGGAAGATGACCCACTCACCCGCACCACCTTATCGGAAATTTTACTCGCTCATCAATACACCGTAAATACTGCCACCGATGGACTAACAACCTTGGAAATGGCTGGATCCTTTCTCTATGACTTAATTCTATTAGATATTGGCATTCCTAAGCTAGATGGAATCAGTGTTTGTAAACAGTTACGCAGCAAAGGATATCAAAATCCGATTCTACTCTTAACAGCCAGGGATAGCAGTACCGACAGGGTGATGGGATTAGATGCAGGAGCCGATGATTACGTCGTTAAACCCTTTGATATTAACGAATTAATGGCAAGAGTCCGGGCTTTATTACGCCGAGGAAAATCCGTTTCTACGGCGGTAATGACCTGGGAAAATCTGAGTTTTGATCCGATTAATAACGAGGTAAAATCTGGAGACAGATTAATACATCTGACCTCAAAAGAATACTGTTTACTGGAATTATTTTTACTCAATCCTAAACGAATTTTTAGCCGGAGGGCAATTTTAGATCGCCTATGGGATTTTGCCGAATCTCCAGGGGAAGAAACCGTCAGTACCCATATTAAATGTTTACGACAAAAACTCAAAGCTGCTGGCAGTGCTGACCCGATTGAAACGGTACATGGTTTGGGCTATCGTTTACGATCGCCAGTTAGCCCATCCGCCTCCGATGCTACCGAGTCCCAAACCGCAACCAACTCTAGTAACTCTCGACAAGAAATCGCCCAGATTACCTCTAGGATTTGGGAAAATTTTAAGGACAAGGTGAAAGTCCAAATTGAGATTTTAGAACAAGTCGCCCCAGCCTTACTCCAAAGAAAGCTGACTCCCGAACTCCATCAACAAGCCAGAAACGAAGCCCATAAATTAGCGGGATCTCTAGGGATTTTTGGTCTGCGGGAAGGTTCACAAGTGGCCAGAGAACTGGAATGTTTACTGGAATTGCCCAAAATAGAGGTTAATCAAGCTCAGTTAATTTCGGATTTAGTCGTTAGCCTGAGTCTTGAAGCCAGTCGCGAAACCCTATTAACGCCCCTGTCTTCCGAACCTGTAGCCTATTCCCCCTTAATTTTAATTGTCGATGATGACTTAATGCTGGCGGAAAGAATTAGGATAGAAGCGATCGCCTGGGGATTAAGAATTGAAATGGCGACGGATCTCTCGGTTGCCCGTAAAATGATTGCTCAAAACCCTCCTAATATTATTCTACTGGATTTGACCTTTCCCAGTGTCTCTACCGAAGATGGTATCACCCTGCTCAAAGAACTCAGGCCTATGATTCCTCAGATTCCAGTTATTACTTTAACCGGAAGACAAAGTTTAAGCGATCGGGTCACTGTCGCCAGTTTGGGAGTTAAGAGGTTTTTACAAAAGCCTTTACCTGCTTATGAAATCCTGAAAGCGATCACCGAGGTCTTATCCCAGTCTCGGTCAGTCCAAGGGAATCGGGTTTTGATTGTGGATGATGATCCTACGCTTTTGATCTCTGTTTCTAGCTTGTTAGAAGCCAAGGGATTAAGTGTAACTACTCTACAAAACTCAGAACAATTTTGGGATGTGTTACTCGATTGTCGTCCCGATCTATTAATTTTGGATTGGGAAATATCGGGTTTCACTGGCTTAGATCTCTGTCAAGCGGTGCGAACTGATCAACGGTGGTGTCATCTCCCGATCATCTTTTTTTCTGTACATACGGAGGAAAGCTCTATTATGCAGGCCTTTGCTGTGGGCGCTTCAGATTACCTCAGCAAAACAACAGCCCCAGAAACCCTAATTACTCAAGTTTTACGTCGCCTGCAACCCGTTGAGTGA
- the rpsF gene encoding 30S ribosomal protein S6, which translates to MKPFVYETTYILRPDLNDEQVGQSISKYETLLKDQGGHNIQIQNRGKRRLAYDIDKHREGVYVQMNYEGPGAQIAVLEKAMRISDEVIRYLTIKEEVTIEPTEATEAEPESQEVE; encoded by the coding sequence ATGAAGCCTTTTGTTTACGAAACAACGTATATTTTGCGCCCCGACCTCAACGATGAGCAGGTGGGTCAGTCTATCAGCAAATACGAAACCCTCCTCAAAGACCAAGGCGGACATAATATCCAAATCCAAAATCGGGGTAAACGACGTCTAGCCTACGATATTGACAAGCATCGGGAAGGAGTTTATGTCCAGATGAATTATGAAGGCCCTGGAGCCCAAATCGCTGTTTTAGAAAAAGCCATGCGAATTAGCGATGAGGTTATTCGTTATCTAACGATTAAGGAAGAAGTAACGATAGAGCCGACCGAAGCCACGGAAGCAGAACCCGAATCTCAAGAAGTTGAATAA
- the radC gene encoding DNA repair protein RadC has product MTYSLRIADLPSDERPRERLMAIGSRNLATAELIAILLGTGQGKGKLSAVGLGQYILNQLGQHQRDPLAVLRDIGVHELTQIHGIGPAKATTILAAIELGKRVFQSKPPDLAVIETPQAAADALSHDLMWQPQERFAVLLLDVKHRLLGTQVITIGSATETIAHPRDIFREVLKSGATRVIVSHNHPSGNVEPSAADITLTRQLLQGAQLLSIPILDHIILGNGNYLSLRTTTSLWEEYPQAE; this is encoded by the coding sequence ATGACCTATAGCCTGAGAATTGCTGATTTACCCAGTGATGAGCGTCCACGGGAACGATTAATGGCCATTGGTTCCAGAAATTTAGCCACGGCTGAATTGATTGCAATTTTGTTGGGAACAGGTCAGGGAAAAGGAAAATTATCCGCCGTTGGTTTAGGACAATATATCTTAAATCAGTTGGGTCAACATCAACGAGATCCCCTAGCGGTATTGCGGGATATTGGGGTTCATGAATTGACTCAAATTCATGGTATTGGGCCAGCAAAAGCCACCACAATTCTAGCGGCCATTGAGTTGGGAAAACGGGTTTTTCAGTCCAAACCCCCCGATTTAGCAGTTATTGAGACCCCCCAAGCCGCCGCAGATGCCTTAAGCCATGATTTGATGTGGCAACCCCAAGAACGCTTTGCAGTGTTGCTATTAGACGTTAAACACCGTCTATTGGGAACTCAAGTAATTACGATTGGAAGTGCAACGGAAACCATCGCCCATCCTAGGGATATTTTCAGAGAAGTCTTAAAAAGCGGCGCAACCCGGGTGATTGTTTCCCATAACCACCCATCGGGGAATGTTGAACCCAGTGCGGCAGATATTACTTTAACTCGTCAATTGTTGCAAGGGGCACAACTTTTGTCTATCCCGATTTTAGATCATATTATTTTAGGAAATGGTAATTATTTAAGTTTAAGAACTACCACATCTTTATGGGAAGAATATCCCCAAGCGGAGTAA
- a CDS encoding two-component sensor histidine kinase → MPTNQDQKIFAIFMEEAEERLETLQMGVTKLPAIMADPDREEVASIYRAAHSIKGAAAMLMENMPSLASINKVSKRLEDCFKLVKDTPLKIDATTQNLYSKGFEVLKNLIDRAASPAGLSEEIGEKILRASLPLYDKLENHLKDLISGKVAVATPKATTPTATATPGVANAVNQVMTVLKPMLQGFKQAESPETRKQLAGLCARLTKIGVGIEPWQTLVKTAHGAIANPKNSFKVLATPIINELKQGAELLQAGKASTIAPSAALSSLAGAKAAAKPATQEITIPADPKEVVKVLLKTFNKQQLQAIAQLLIKHVKS, encoded by the coding sequence GTGCCAACAAACCAAGACCAAAAAATATTTGCTATCTTCATGGAAGAAGCGGAGGAGCGTCTCGAAACCCTGCAAATGGGGGTAACAAAGCTCCCCGCAATTATGGCCGATCCAGACAGGGAAGAAGTAGCTTCTATTTATCGGGCGGCTCACTCCATTAAGGGGGCGGCAGCGATGTTGATGGAGAATATGCCCAGTCTGGCTAGTATTAATAAGGTGTCTAAACGCCTAGAAGATTGTTTTAAGCTGGTTAAAGACACGCCTTTAAAAATTGATGCCACAACTCAAAACCTTTATAGTAAAGGGTTTGAGGTATTGAAAAATTTAATTGATCGAGCAGCCAGTCCGGCTGGACTTTCAGAGGAAATAGGGGAAAAAATTCTCCGGGCTTCTCTTCCACTGTATGACAAGTTAGAAAACCACTTGAAGGATTTAATTAGTGGTAAGGTAGCCGTGGCAACTCCAAAAGCGACAACACCAACAGCTACAGCAACACCTGGGGTTGCCAATGCCGTTAATCAAGTGATGACGGTTCTCAAACCAATGTTACAGGGATTTAAACAAGCTGAATCCCCGGAAACTCGTAAACAATTGGCGGGTTTATGCGCTCGATTAACAAAAATTGGGGTGGGAATTGAACCTTGGCAAACATTAGTGAAAACGGCCCATGGTGCGATCGCAAATCCTAAAAATTCTTTTAAAGTTTTAGCGACCCCAATTATTAATGAGTTAAAGCAAGGAGCCGAACTCTTACAAGCAGGAAAAGCCAGTACGATTGCCCCCAGTGCGGCTTTATCTTCCTTGGCGGGTGCAAAAGCTGCTGCTAAACCCGCGACTCAAGAAATCACAATTCCGGCTGATCCGAAAGAGGTAGTTAAAGTTCTATTAAAAACCTTTAATAAACAACAATTACAAGCGATCGCTCAGTTGTTAATTAAGCACGTTAAATCCTAA